From one Pecten maximus chromosome 8, xPecMax1.1, whole genome shotgun sequence genomic stretch:
- the LOC117332388 gene encoding zinc finger BED domain-containing protein 4-like, with the protein MEGSHTSEKIAASLDETKREWCLPKIVATTDNAANEKKAFEILKWPRFGCYGHRINLIVKKSLEQTDITRLCGKGRRLVTLLHTSSSVNDKLREKQELLLNPERVGHKLIGDVPTRWNSTLAMLQRLIEQTPALMALASDEQINKSALATIRNCVYTFDETALAEKVVSILEPFKKATEVVCAEKTPTINKVLPVVVKLYRTLNENEGDLPAIRTMKATIRKQMEFRTEAEEIALVICILSPFTKGFEFLPDKKEVAEGLLRKLASNVEVSVTVKQEPIEQELEPVTKVVPDLPTLGIYDDDHEMTDESNPTTTSQSQKSVPEDKTTEQTQETESLKKKLKSKDTEDWLDDVICTGEEKKETADAVQAEISRYLGTTVVDSDRQKTVLEWWKANAMFSPRLSVLARRCLCVQASSVPSEHVFSLAGQLVSKQTQSYESKSG; encoded by the coding sequence ATGGAAGGTTCTCACACTTCAGAAAAAATTGCAGCTTCACTTGATGAAACGAAAAGAGAATGGTGTTTGCCGAAAATAGTGGCCACCACCGACAATGCGGCTAATGAGAAAAAGGCATTCGAAATCCTGAAATGGCCCCGTTTCGGCTGCTATGGTCATCGCATCAATTTGATAGTGAAGAAGTCTCTTGAACAAACAGATATCACTAGGTTATGTGGGAAAGGCAGGCGTTTAGTAACGCTTCTTCACACATCATCAAGTGTTAATGATAAGTTAAGAGAGAAACAAGAACTTCTCCTCAACCCAGAGCGTGTTGGTCATAAGCTGATTGGGGATGTTCCAACAAGATGGAACTCAACGTTGGCCATGCTACAGAGACTTATTGAACAAACCCCTGCTCTAATGGCCCTCGCTTCTGATGAACAAATCAATAAGAGTGCACTAGCAACAATCAGAAATTGTGTCTACACATTTGATGAGACCGCATTAGCTGAAAAGGTAGTATCTATTCTAGAGCCTTTCAAAAAGGCTACAGAGGTAGTGTGCGCAGAGAAAACCCCAACAATAAATAAGGTGCTGCCTGTAGTTGTGAAGTTATACAGAACTCTTAATGAAAATGAAGGAGACCTACCAGCCATCCGTACGATGAAAGCTACAATAAGGAAACAAATGGAGTTTAGAACTGAAGCTGAAGAAATTGCACTAGTTATTTGTATTCTTAGTCCATTTACAAAGGGTTTTGAGTTTCTTCCGGACAAAAAGGAAGTCGCAGAAGGGTTACTTCGAAAACTTGCCTCTAATGTCGAGGTATCAGTCACTGTGAAACAGGAACCAATTGAACAAGAACTTGAACCAGTCACGAAAGTGGTACCTGATTTACCAACACTGGGGATCTATGATGATGATCATGAAATGACTGATGAATCTAATCCTACGACTACTTCCCAGTCTCAGAAATCTGTACCTGAGGATAAAACAACTGAACAAACTCAAGAAACAGAAAGCCTCAAGAAAAAGTTAAAATCCAAAGATACAGAGGATTGGCTTGACGACGTTATCTGTACAGgcgaagaaaaaaaagaaactgcAGATGCCGTTCAAGCCGAGATTTCAAGGTACCTTGGTACTACAGTTGTCGATTCAGACCGTCAGAAGACAGTCCTTGAATGGTGGAAAGCAAATGCTATGTTTTCCCCCAGATTATCAGTGTTAGCTAGGaggtgtttgtgtgtacaggCATCTTCTGTaccatctgaacatgtgttcaGCTTGGCAGGTCAGTTGGTCTCCAAACAAACGCAATCGTATGAATCCAAGTCAGGTtga